From one Oncorhynchus masou masou isolate Uvic2021 unplaced genomic scaffold, UVic_Omas_1.1 unplaced_scaffold_32___fragment_6___debris, whole genome shotgun sequence genomic stretch:
- the LOC135538963 gene encoding uncharacterized protein LOC135538963 has protein sequence MKDLFVEVQHALKYADISVVFGLEESIQFSGEDAVKAIVKTAAKRLSLRSDSNRAQLRAARSGSEGAIRCMADTITQVIDDYSEDCSSDGHFGARRSRGSGRSHSSRSDVTLTEELLAWRETLEEDREEMADDSTGLEKTSVSSAISEKSQVISYLSESTKPISSALSTDLEDITSTQKKEKEEAMKKEVRKSGKKKRGNNKNQKKNKVSPLGNDSTVAADEPKKKQALLPRITAALAKLFCFPCKKKKKNAKSNCAEDEFGKNLLPPPPTHFLNKLSKPTEEGGRQPPLLTTHFITPHLIQ, from the exons ATGAAGGATCTCTTTGTGGAGGTCCAGCATGCCCTGAAGTATGCTGACATCTCTGTCGTCTTTGGCCTGGAGGAGAGCATCCAATTCAGTGGGGAGGATGCGGTGAAGGCCATCGTGAAGACTGCGGCTAAAAGATTGTCCTTGCGTTCGGACTCCAACCGGGCTCAACTGCGTGCCGCACGCTCTGGTAGTGAGGGAGCCATCAGGTGCATGGCGGACACCATCACACAAGTCATAGATGACTATTCAGAGGACTGTAGTTCCGATGGCCATTTTGGAGCCAGGAGGAGCCGTGGTAGTGGGAGGTCACACTCCTCAAGGAGTGACGTCACCCTCACCGAGGAGCTCCTGGCTTGGAGGGAAACCCTAGAAGAGGACCGAGAGGAGATGGCTGATGACAGCACTGGTTTGGAAAAGACCAGTGTAAGCTCAGCCATCTCTGAAAAGTCCCAGGTTATTAGCTACCTTTCTGAAAGCACCAAGCCCATCAGCAGCGCCCTCTCCACAGACCTCGAGGACATCACCTCCACACAG aagaaagagaaggaagaggcTATGAAGAAAGAAGTGAGGAAGTCAGGAAAGAAGAAGCGAGGAAATAACAAGAACCAGAAGAAGAACAAGGTGTCTCCTCTTGGCAATGATA GTACTGTGGCTGCAGATGAGCCTAAGAAAAAACAGGCTCTCCTCCCGCGGATCACAGCCGCCCTAGCAAAACTATTTTGCTTcccctgcaaaaaaaaaaaaaaaaatgcaaaaagtAACTGTGCAGAAGACGAGTTTGGGAAAAACCTGCTGCCACCTCCCCCAACCCACTTTCTAAATAAACTCTCAAAGCCaacagaagagggagggagacaaccCCCCCTGCTCACAACTCATTTTATTACACCCCATTTAATTCAATAA
- the LOC135538964 gene encoding ATP-dependent RNA helicase DDX39A-like produces the protein MAHYTADNELLDYEEDEEPQVAPETATPAGKKEVMDSYVSINSSAFRDFLLKPELLRAIVDCGFEHPSEVQHECIPQAILGMDILCQAKSGVGKTAVFVLATLQQIEPVDGQVSVLVTCHTRELAFQISKEYERFSKYMPTVKAAVFFGGLSIKNDEDSLKKNCPHFVVGTPGRILALIRNKTLNLKNVKHFVLDECDQMLSPSDMRRDVQDIFRLTLHEKQCMFSATLSKEIRPVCRKFMQDPMEVFVDDETKLTLHGLQQYYCKLKDSEKNRKLFDLLDVLEFNQVRTEVSSEH, from the exons ATGGCG cactacacagctgacaaCGAGCTGTTGGACTATGAAGAGGATGAGGAGCCTCAGGTTGCCCCGGAGACCGCCACACCTGCGGGCAAGAAGGAGGTAATGGACTCTTACGTCTCCATCAACAGCTCCGCCTTCCGAGACTTCCTGCTCAAACCAGAGCTGCTCCGCGCCATTGTCGACTGTGGCTTTGAACATCCCTCTGAAG TCCAACATGAGTGCATCCCACAGGCCATCCTGGGCATGGACATCCTGTGCCAGGCCAAGTCTGGTGTGGGCAAGACTGCTGTGTTTGTACTGGCCACCCTGCAGCAGATTGAGCCTGTGGACGGGCAG gtGTCTGTGCTGGTGACGTGCCACACACGAGAGCTGGCCTTCCAGATCAGCAAAGAGTATGAGCGCTTCTCCAAGTACATGCCTACCGTCAAGGCAGCCGTGTTCTTCGGGGGCCTGTCCATCAAGAATGACGAGGACTCGCTGAAGAAGAACTGCCCCCACTTTGTGGTGGGAACGCCAGGCCGCATCCTGGCCCTCATCCGCAACAAGACCCTCAACCTGAAGAACGTGAAGCACTTTGTCCTGGACGAGTGTGACCAGATGC TCTCTCCCTCAGACATGAGGCGTGATGTTCAGGACATCTTCAGGCTCACACTCCACGAGAAGCAGTGCATGTTCAGCGCCACCCTAAGCAAAGAGATCCGTCCTGTCTGCCGCAAGTTCATGCAGGAT CCCATGGAGGTGTTTGTGGACGATGAGACCAAGCTGACGCTGCACGGCCTGCAGCAGTACTACTGCAAGCTGAAGGATAGCGAGAAGAACCGCAAGCTCTTCGACCTGCTCGACGTGCTCGAGTTCAACCAGGTACGGACAGAGGTCTCTTCAGAGCATTGA
- the LOC135538965 gene encoding uncharacterized protein LOC135538965 yields MLALPQTLTQTTSYSVLPAIKKGTKVTLQSSSSLSLSDDNKEALGAVCQVLTTRVGDILNSTCNNDYKARLIIQKGLDSGARERFPDSLCSSSPKDEEEVVVSVMTVSYPKPSTSTQAAWAAPAQTLEEEVGGAEVSEMSSLMPTKNRQDPLEKIPSLLPGKEHILLCSTPWATVMSPQTLKFILHGIMCQLEASESPRQGGPMTPSG; encoded by the exons ATGTTGGCACTGCCTCAAACTCTAACTCAAACAACCAGTTACA GTGTCCTGCCAGCTATCAAGAAGGGCACTAAAGTTACCCTCCAGTCCtccagctccctctccctctccgatGACAACAAGGAGGCACTAG GGGCCGTCTGCCAGGTCCTGACCACCAGGGTGGGAGACATCCTGAACAGTACCTGCAACAACGATTACAAGGCCAGACTCATCATCCAGAAAG GATTGGATTCCGGTGCCAGGGAAAGGTTCCCTGACTCTCTGTGTTCCTCTTCACCCAAGGACGAAGAGGAGGTGGTTGTAAGTGTCATGACTGTCTCATACCCTAAGCCCTCCACCTCAACCCAGGCAGCATGGGCAGCTCCTGCCCAGACTCTGGAAGAAGAGGTGGGGGGGGCTGAGGTCTCCGAGATGAGCTCCCTGATGCCCACCAAAAACAGGCAGGACCCCCTGGAGAAGattccctccctcctaccaggcAAGGAGCACATCCTCCTTTGCAGCACTCCCTGGGCCACCGTCATGAGCCCCCAGACTCTGAAGTTTATTCTCCACGGCATCATGTGCCAACTGGAGGCCTCAGAGTCCCCCAGACAAGGAGGGCCAATGACCCCTTCAGGCTGA